From Cucumis melo cultivar AY chromosome 3, USDA_Cmelo_AY_1.0, whole genome shotgun sequence:
atatgaaaatatatatgAATTAGATTAAAGGAGAAATGGAGTCGTAAATTTAAAATACAGAACACAGGGACCTATATAGTAATTATTTATATAGTTTGTAAGAAAATATTATTTCATTTGTAAACTATTTCCCTTTTAGATAAAATATTCTAAATTTTGTGTTGGGTTTTATTAGTTTTCTGTATATTTGTATGATATTTGAGAggtaacattttaaaaacttGTAGATTCTCGAAATATTAAAGTTAGAAAACgtatagcttttttttttttttttaatttctgggtttttcttgtttttctaatgtgtatatacatatagatatatgtatatacatatgcatatatatgtaaTGTGGCTTTCGTACGTATAAGCTAAAAACTACACATAACCAATACTTtttatattattcatttttGATAATTATTTGGCATTTTATATGGCTTTTTATTGATAATAAtagattttaatattttaagtcTGTATTTGAATTCTTAGAGAAATTCAAGGAAAAAAACAAGTGAATGTTGatgaataataaaatattgaatctatttacatttttttttaaataggtCGTACAGTGTTTGTCTATTTCGATagattttgtaaatagtttcaatattttgaaaaaatatttcttctattaagatctttttctctttagttatttaatttttataaacaaaggTAAGAAGAAGTTGTGTGCCACTAAAAAAACCTTAAGATAACAAAACAAACTTTAATGTtattagaaattaaaatattactaAACATAACTTGTAAGCTTTTCTTCCATTCCCAAAATATTTTTTCATGTGACCATCgcgtgtgtatatatatatgtatatatattctgATTAAGATATTTATGTTTTCTATAAGTTAAAGGTTTAAATGCTCAGTTCTaggtgtgtgtgtgtatatatattgtatatattgtaagTTTCGTCTTGTTTGTCATGTTTTCCTACATGGCCATTAAAAGCTATTACTTAATAAGTTTATATGCATTTATTTATCACATATTGATTGCTTATGATCTCAATCTACATACCTGAAttagtttatttaaaattgatttcttcATATCTAATTCTAGTGGGCCTTATTTATATCACATATTAATTGCATTTATTACCTTATATGTATAGAAAGCTTATTATTCAAAATTGCTCTCTCTTCTTTTGACCAAAAATCTAGGGTTTATTATGAACAATAGTAGTGTTCAACATGATAGACAACAGGacagagtaaaaaaaaaaaaaggttgaacCCTAGCCCTAAAATGAACTAACGAGTATTCATAATTCATAGTAATACACAGAAGTTGAatgaagaatatatatatatattttttttttacttcccagaaaaaaaggaaaagggagaaaaagataATGGATTTGATGGGAAAGTTGTTATTCTTGTCTAGGATAAGACTTGATAGAAAACAGTAACACTTTGGTGTTTATATGCTTCAAATCTAGGCCCTAACTTTCAAAAgttgattttgtttttaatattattccaaattaaattccttttaattgtttcatattatatctatctatatatatatatatatatatatatatatatatatatatatatatatatatatatatataatatttggctgtcaattcaattttaaatcaCCTTGAAACTTCAAACAGTGGTTAGTTGATGTACTATATTAATGGTTGCTTCTTGTGTGAGAGATACTCAGAGATGGAATTGATAATGAGAGAGATCATTAATTGTGTTGATACTGTTTTAAAGATGTTATAATCAAAGTTTAATTAACTTTGTTATTTTGTCCAAATTGCAAAAACCACCGCTAAAATATGATAATTAGTTCTTGAAATTACAcctttacttttaaatttatgtaAGTGTTAAAATTCAATCCACCAACTTAAATTGGATCCTTAGTTAATAAAAGTTAATTAAAATTTCTACCATCATTACGTATAAGTTTGAGGATAAGCCCAATTTTAAAGGCTCAGTTTTTACAAGTAAAAGTATAAATACGTGATTGTGACCTTGGATGGCCTTCATCATTTGTCTTGTTGTTATTAGTACATTGTTGTTGTGTGTTGTGAAAATTAAACCCTATCATTTTTGTTCGGGTACATTTGGTGACTTAACATACTTTTAGTCCAAAGTCattgtgtttttttctttgtcAATTCAATTATGTAGTTTCATGAATAGTACAAATATGtattttaacttttcttttctgtCCTCATGATATTGTCATATATTTTACCGTCtaagtatttttttaatatatggGTTGGATTCTGTTTGAGTTATTGTTTATGTCATGTTCCATACAcaactatttatttatttaaaaaaaaaaaaaaaaaaactagtaaGCCTATTTCCTCCTACTTTTTACCCtaatttttttaagtaaaagATTTCAACTTTTGaccaaattataaaaataaaaaaaaaaaaaagtttttagaaattattttttagtttttaaatttagtttcatTTTTTAGAACATTATTTAAATGTAGATAAAGACATTTAAAGGTTGAATAAGTGTTTTTTTTAtaggtttaattttcaaaaaataaaaactaaaaaacaaattgTTACTCAATGAAATCATGATTGGAATAGTTTGCAAAACTACCCATAGGAGTATTGAAATTagacaaaattttgaaataggTCTAATTATACATGTAAAGCAGATATATTATTTGTGAACaactttaaaatttatatagTCCCTAAACTAAGAGGAGTTCTAGTTCTTCATTGGGAAACAATTGTTTTTTCTAGGAAAATTTGAGTCTCTGATATTTAATGAGTGACATAGGTAATGAATGTCATAATTAGGTTTAGTTAATAACCGTAATTTCACATAATCAGTGTTATAATTTGTATTCATTAATTATATCATGaagcttaattaattatacattaTTTTGAACTTTAATTATGGTGCATGCAGCATGGAGAAAATACTTGAACGATACGAGAGATATTCTTTTGTGGGAAGGCAACAAAATGCAGCTTCTGAATCTCATTTTTCTCATGAAAATTGGACTCTTGAATACTACAGACTCAAGTCCAAAGTCGAACTTCTACAACGAAACAACAGGTATGTCTATGATTAAACTAACGTTATATTTGTTCATATCGATAGATAGTTTATTAAACCGAAGAATCTCTTTCATTCTTACCAGTCTGATCTTATTTAACTGTTGACGCATGACtgtcttttaaatttttttgttttgaatttgtttcttgACGTTGAGGATTCGAACAATCGGATATATGAGAATTTTGATATACTGTTGACCTAGAGCGCATTTATTATTTAACTCGTAGATATAGTTAATAGTAAACCACGTAAATACATTCGTCGATTCTCTGTTATGTTACGTTTTTAACTGCTTTTTCAAATATGTTGCAAGTTCATATAATTATTGTATGATATTAACGTGTCTGAGGGAAAGTTAATAAGCTCAGGTgtatatttgtttgttttgtaaTTGCAGTCATTATGTGGGAGAAGATTTGGATTCGTTGAGTGTCAAAGAACTGCAAAACTTGGAACAACAAATTGACACTGCACTTAAACATGTTCGATCCAGAAAAGTCAGGGTTTTTTtctactaatttttttttataaatgtttgtGAATTATATATCATTGATTAATTATAAGTTTCTATTGGATTATTCTTCAGAACCAACTTATGTTTGAGTCCATCACTGACCTCCAAAAAAAGGCAAATACTCTTTCCTTTTCCCAATTTTTAAATCttaattaaaactatatgtttcTTTGCCTTATTTATTTACTGAGTAATTATAATCGCAGTGACGgtagaaataataattaaatatataatatcattttaaaaaatttacatcCTGTCATTTTAGAAATATCATTTTTAGACTTTGAGATTATGTTATATTtgaattttcttaaaatattattatatatttaatttattttgagtCTAAATGgtaatatttacaaatatttctTATTTACTTTACgtcctaatatatatatatttttatcctTATGTAAAATGTCAGGTAAGAACAATAGAGGAGAACAATGCCCAACTGGCTAAGGAGGTGAGTTTTGCTTACCTTTCAATTTAATCACATTTTTAATTCTTAAAACGGCCATCTGGACAAGAGCCATGCCCCCGATGAGTCGGGGGCACATCGGTCGCTGCAAATTCTTGGGTGTGAATCCAGACGGAGTGGCGATCTGTACCAATCTTGGTGGTAATAAcaaatattcaaaaaaaaaaaaaatcttaaaacaCACAGATATATTTCAAATAAAGATATGGAGACTTCAGTTTGGTTAGATTTATGCGTTATATGTTATTTGTTTTCAGTTAACATAGGATGTTGTATGTTAATTTTTTATCCAACCTACTAAAAAGTGAAGAAGATTAAACATAAACATTATTTATCAGCTTAACTAAAGTTTTGATTTTTAGCAGTTTATTACAAACTTAAATTATTAATAAGTGATATAATTACATTTTATTAACAAATTGGTGATATGTATATAGATAAAGGAGAAAGAGAAGAGTGTAGCATTGGCACAACAAGCAGAATGGGAGCACCAGCAACACCATGGTTACAGTGCTTTGTCTTTCTTATTCCCACCACCTCCTCATCCCTCTCTAAACATTGGGTAATATAAGTGTTTTATAccataattaaattacaaattccCTGTGACTAAAATAAAGTTAGAATTTAGTTAAACCTAACTCTCATAACTATACCTGAGAATCTAAGATGATGTTGTCAAGTTAAACAGACTAAGTTCTAATTATAGATTATAGTGACTGGGACCAAATGCCTAATTTAACTAAAAATAAACTCTAGGAACTATATACTAACGTTACATGTATCAATCTCTTTGCATTGTTTGAATCAATGTTAGGCTTGCAAGTTTTGATGGTCACCAATGAATCTTGTTGCACATCGGAATTTTCGGCAACGATTGGATAAGTACAGGAGATGTGTGTGTGgcagaggaagaagagaagaggtGGGAGGACGCAGCTACTCAATAATGGGAAAATGGAACTAGTTAATTAATACCTACAAGTGTAATGCTTTGACTTAATTATATATGAAGGGGTTATTCTGAGCTTTTGTTAAATTGACAAAGAAAAACATCTGAACTTTGTTGTATTTGGGGGATTTCTACTAAAAACTTGAGTGTAATTCAGATTGCTAATATACTACTGAAATGGAGTTGTTTTGTATTTCCCTAAGAAAAGTGCTTTCTCAAAAAGCTAGTGCTTTTTTGGGGTTCAGTCACGTGTTTCTATAGTTTAATGAATTTATATGGAGATATACTAGCTAGGGTTATTTATTAGGGTTTTGTAAAAGCTTTGGATTTGATTTGGACCATGTTTTTCATCGTTTAACCTAAGAAGGAACATGTTTTCATATTGTGTTGAGGTTtttgattaattaatataatagtGTCAAATGTGTaagcaataaagaaaaaaaaagattaatttgatttattatttttaagaatAAACATGGTTGTTAACATGTTTGTATAGATTTACTAggaaataatatattttctCAATTCTCATATTCTTgaagttttattataatttccctaacaaaacataaaagaaaattaaaagctAATTTGAATTGAAgattttagaaaattatttaGGCTCTCCTTACTTTAGTTTACACATTAGGGTTTAAAATTTCTTCAAGGAGAAGATCATTAAAGATTCTTTAATGGAGATAGCACCCAAATATGGAAATCTCTACCTTCAATTATTTTACGGTGAGGATAAAGTGAGGAGAAAATCAAATCTGACTGATACAAAATTTAAGATCTTTCCAATTTACCAACTGTATGTCCTCGTTCTACAAGGTTTAAATTTTTCTACAATTATATATTCATGTTTTTTTAATCTATACTTGATATGTataaaaaatgttgttattcAGTTGTTTTGCTTAATTTGTAACTATAATACATGTATAAGTGTGATTTGTGCTTTATCCTTTAATTAGCATAAATTTAGTCCATGggcatattattattattgttttgtacaaatatttgtgtattattattgttttgtaCAAATATTTGTGTTCACACGAGTTTTTTTAGTAAAATTTGATTCGTGAAATTGAACTTGtattgatgttgtatttacgttgatttgatgtgatTATGTCCGATCTTTAGAATTTGATCTTTTGACTCTCTCGACTGGATGTTTACATTTGATTTAAGGAACGAAACATacgatgttcttgaagttgtaGTATCTTCGTCAGAGCTTCGATCTTTGAGAGTgatcgacttcaggagttgaggagtcTTCTATATAGttcctggtgggcttttatgaaCTTGGGTCTTATCTGGTCCATAGACCATACCTATAAACTCAATCatatggatttgggtcatatttaattttaggttaaattaagtttaattttttttttactcaattgaattttaggtcatgtaaataatatttaatagaatcgaaataattaatttgatcaaattgtcataataaactgacatcattagaattgtgcaatttgtctttaaatttaatttgggacacatgtcaatttttagttaattccctatacaattattttagtaaatggacgtagaattttataatttgttccaaaatttcttattcaatcATTTGtataaaagtattttattataatttcacGTATAAAAGCTTAGAACTTAGACGTGAAAAGAATAAATGATTTGCATAGTCTTTCAATATAACCTTCAAAATAATAAGGTAAAACTCAGCTTTTATGGATTACAATCCATCTACTATTTCTCTAAACTTCAAAACATTGTTGGACAAAGTTTCTATTAAGGCTATTCTCAAGCCTTTTTTGTAACATTGCTGACTATTAATAAAAGATGTGGCAATCAATCATGTAGTttcatgataaaaaaaaaaaaaaatattcaactAAATTAGTATTTGTTTTAAGTTGAGTAGTGTTTGACTAAAATCTCATAGGTTACATTaaatttctaattaaaattaaatttgagaATTTGAAACGTTTGCTAAGTattctttttttgaaatttattaattCCTCAAATATACGAAATTTCTCACGGGTAAAATATTATTGTGAtatacaaaattattttttgaatcCATAAATAAATGGCTATGAAACCACCTATAATTAACcgttttatgttttatttctattttttattgaataa
This genomic window contains:
- the LOC103488455 gene encoding truncated transcription factor CAULIFLOWER A, whose amino-acid sequence is MGRGRVQLKRIENKINRQVTFSKRKAGLLKKAHEISVLCDAEVALIVFSHKGKLFEYSSDSSMEKILERYERYSFVGRQQNAASESHFSHENWTLEYYRLKSKVELLQRNNSHYVGEDLDSLSVKELQNLEQQIDTALKHVRSRKNQLMFESITDLQKKVRTIEENNAQLAKEIKEKEKSVALAQQAEWEHQQHHGYSALSFLFPPPPHPSLNIGLASFDGHQ